The genomic interval TCTGCCTCGCCGATCTCGCCGCCGAGGCGGGCTGGTCGCGCCACCATCTCATCCGCGCCTTCCGCCGCGAGGTCGGCCTGACGCCCCATGCCTATCTGGTCGACGTGCGCGTGCGCCGCGCCCAGGAGCGCCTGCGCGCCGGCATCCCGCTCGCCACCGTGGCTGCCGAGACGGGCTTTGCCGACCAGGCCCACCTGACGCGGGCCTTCAAGGCGCGGATCGGCGTGCCGCCCGGCGCCTATCGCCGCGCGGTGGCGGAGAATCGCGCCGCCGCCTGAGGCACAGGATAGGGTCCATTTCGTTCAAGAGAGCGACCGACGCCTCTGGCAATGAAGACCCATGACTGACGCATCCCCCGATTCCGCCGCGAGCGCCTTTTCCGAATGGCGCGACGGCATCGCCGAGCTCGCCCCCGCCATGATCGCGGCCATGCCGCTGGCCCTGCTCTACGGGGCCATCGCCGCCGGCAAGGGGCTGTCGCCCTTCGCCGTGGCGCTCTCCTCCGGGCTGGTCTTCGCAGGCGGCGCGCAGCTCGCTGCCATCGAGATGTGGACGAGCCCCGTGCCGGTCGCCGGGATCATCCTCTCCACCGTGCTGATCAATGCCCGCTACGTGCTGATGGCCGCCTCGCTTGCGCCGAAGGTCGGGCATATGCCGATCTGGGCGCGCCTCCTCGGCTTCCACGTCCTTGCCGACGAGAACTGGGCGCTGGCCGAGCGCCGGGCCGCGGCGCGGCGGCTGACGCTGGCCTATTTCCTGGGGGCCGGCGCGGTGTTCTGGGTCAACTGGGTGTTCTTCTCCTGGCTCGGCGCCATTGTCGGCCCGCTCATCGGCGATCCCCGCCGCTTCGGCGCCGACTTCGCCTTCACCGCCATCTTCATCGGCCTCGTCGCCGGCTTCGTCACGACGCGCCGCCATGTCGCCGTGGTGGTCGCCAGCGCCGCGGCGGCGACCCTTGTCCATCAGATGCTCGGCTCGCCCTGGCACGTGCTGGCTGGCGCCTTCGCCGGCATGGCCATGGCGGTTTGGGTCTGGCGCCCCGAAGCGGAGGCCCTGGCATGAACATGGACACGACTACCCTCCTCGCCATTCTCGGCATGGCGATCGGCACCTATGCCTGCCGCCTGACCGGCCTGATGGTCGGTGCGCGGCTGGCGCTGACCGGCCGCGCCAAGGCGGCGCTCGACGCCATTCCTCCAGCCGTGCTCACCGCGGTCATCGCCCCGACACTCTTCGCCACCGGCTGGCCGGAGAGTGTCGCCGGCGCGATCACCATCCTCGCCGCCATGCGCCTGCCGCTGCTCGGCGTGATCCTCACCGGCGTCGTCAGCGTCGTGGTGCTGCGGGCGCTCGCCGGCTAGGCGCTGCGCCCTCGGCGACCGCCTCCGCCACCCAGCCGATGACACGGCGATGCAACGCGCCGATCTTGTCGATGTTCAGGTGGTTGATGCCGGAAGCATCCCGCAGGTCCTCGTTGGCGAAGCGGCCGGCGAAGGCCGGGCCGCGGT from Phreatobacter oligotrophus carries:
- a CDS encoding AzlC family ABC transporter permease gives rise to the protein MTDASPDSAASAFSEWRDGIAELAPAMIAAMPLALLYGAIAAGKGLSPFAVALSSGLVFAGGAQLAAIEMWTSPVPVAGIILSTVLINARYVLMAASLAPKVGHMPIWARLLGFHVLADENWALAERRAAARRLTLAYFLGAGAVFWVNWVFFSWLGAIVGPLIGDPRRFGADFAFTAIFIGLVAGFVTTRRHVAVVVASAAAATLVHQMLGSPWHVLAGAFAGMAMAVWVWRPEAEALA
- a CDS encoding AzlD family protein: MNMDTTTLLAILGMAIGTYACRLTGLMVGARLALTGRAKAALDAIPPAVLTAVIAPTLFATGWPESVAGAITILAAMRLPLLGVILTGVVSVVVLRALAG